From one Pempheris klunzingeri isolate RE-2024b chromosome 9, fPemKlu1.hap1, whole genome shotgun sequence genomic stretch:
- the LOC139207612 gene encoding protocadherin-10, translated as MDHRLSRGSWVPMTGLVICLLLCACVVDLVLAQIRYSIPEELEHGAFVGNIAEDLGLDVAKLSARRFRIVSGAKRQYLEVNLENGILFVNEKIDREELCERSPSCFLHLQVVIENPLELYRVEVEILDVNDNSPSFPWSEFNLDITESAAPGSCFPLESAQDQDVGTNSLRSYQLSANEHFVLNIQTRNDGSKFAELVLDTPLDREQQKKHEMVLTAFDGGSPGRSGTALITITVLDANDNVPVFDRSVYRASLVENAPRGTLVLKLNATDLDEGSNGEVTYAFSGHAPLKVRELFNVDPYTGEIRVKGIVDYEKASVYELYVQAKDRGPSAVAVHSKVLVDILDVNDNAPEVILTSVSTPVQEDAPPGTVIAVISVMDRDAGENGNVDCQIPSNVPFQLHSSFKNYYTLVTSEFLDREAVSEYNITLTARDLGSPSLSTRKTILVQVSDINDNPPRFSQPSYTVYVTENNAPGASICSVTAFDPDSNQNAYLSYSILEGQIQGMPVSTYVSINSDNGNIYALRSFDYEQLRNFQILVQAQDAGFPPLASNVTVNVFVLDQNDNAPVIVSPLPKNGTVATEVVPRSVDAGYLVTKITALDADAGQNSRLSYQVLQATDPGLFSVALYTGEIRTIRRLVEKDATRQRLVILVKDNGQPPLSATVSIVLTVVDSVPESLSDFGDLTLSPQPPSNLALYLIVSLSTISLIFLVAIIVLAAVKCYKDRETLSGYNLPPFACCCCGGFQPEPPPEVFKKSNLNLQISSAAKVPTNCMEVNGNSSLSQSYCYKVCLTPESAKSDFMFLKPCSPGSTPRNNEAKSAENSWNAQSRSASVNNGATTPNELKQPNTDWTLTKNQNSSIKSYNSINMDGTLMRKALHADPENYVTSMAPGQYWTWGTHMRGMKVGSPLAPGLPAAHLLLNSSSQQSPPTPTPILTLTLTPILTLTLHRTTTTMCTSLGHHQGFAP; from the exons ATGGATCACAGACTCTCCAGAGGCAGCTGGGTACCAATGACTGGGCTGGTTATATGTCTgcttctgtgtgcatgtgtagtgGACTTGGTTCTGGCACAAATTCGGTACTCCATTCCCGAAGAACTGGAGCATGGAGCTTTTGTGGGCAACATCGCCGAAGACCTGGGTTTGGACGTGGCCAAGCTGTCAGCCCGTCGGTTTCGTATAGTCTCAGGCGCAAAGAGGCAATATTTAGAAGTGAACTTGGAAAATGGCATTCTCTTCGTCAACGAAAAGATagacagagaggagctgtgTGAGCGAAGCCCGAGCTGTTTTTTACACTTACAAGTGGTCATTGAAAACCCATTAGAACTGTACAGAGTAGAAGTGGAGATTTTAGATGTGAACGACAACTCTCCCAGTTTCCCATGGAGCGAGTTTAATCTCGACATCACAGAGTCGGCTGCGCCTGGCTCCTGTTTCCCGTTAGAGAGCGCGCAGGACCAGGACGTGGGCACCAACTCTCTGCGCTCCTACCAGCTAAGCGCAAACGAGCACTTTGTACTCAACATCCAGACGCGCAATGATGGAAGCAAGTTTGCTGAGCTGGTGCTGGACACCCCACTGGACCGGGAACAGCAGAAAAAGCACGAAATGGTTCTGACTGCCTTTGACGGGGGGTCACCGGGACGCTCGGGGACAGCACTGATAACTATTACAGTGTTAGACGCAAACGATAACGTGCCCGTTTTTGACCGCTCTGTTTACCGGGCGAGCCTGGTGGAGAACGCACCGAGGGGGACGCTGGTGCTGAAGCTGAACGCCACAGACCTGGACGAGGGCTCGAATGGGGAGGTGACCTACGCGTTTAGCGGGCACGCACCGCTCAAGGTGCGCGAACTGTTCAACGTGGACCCGTACACGGGTGAAATTCGAGTGAAGGGCATTGTGGACTATGAGAAAGCCAGTGTATATGAGCTGTACGTGCAGGCAAAAGACAGAGGACCCTCGGCTGTGGCAGTACACAGCAAAGTGCTGGTAGACATCCTGGATGTGAACGACAATGCGCCCGAAGTCATCCTCACATCAGTGTCCACTCCTGTCCAGGAAGACGCGCCACCAGGCACGGTGATAGCTGTGATCAGTGTCATGGACCGGGATGCGGGGGAGAACGGCAACGTTGACTGTCAAATCCCGAGCAACGTCCCCTTTCAGCTCCATTCGTCCTTTAAAAACTATTACACTCTGGTGACGAGCGAGTTTCTGGATAGGGAAGCAGTGTCCGAGTACAACATCACCCTCACAGCCCGAGACTTGGGCTCTCCTTCGCTCTCCACCAGGAAAACCATCCTCGTTCAAGTGTCTGACATTAACGACAACCCCCCGCGGTTCTCTCAACCTTCATACACAGTTTATGTGACCGAGAATAATGCCCCCGGCGCTTCCATTTGCTCTGTAACTGCATTCGACCCCGATTCAAACCAGAACGCCTATCTGTCTTACTCTATTCTCGAGGGTCAGATTCAGGGCATGCCCGTGTCCACTTACGTCTCAATCAACTCTGACAATGGCAATATCTACGCACTGCGCTCTTTTGATTATGAGCAACTTAGAAACTTTCAGATTCTGGTACAGGCGCAAGACGCTGGTTTCCCCCCCCTTGCCAGTAATGTCACAGTCAACGTCTTTGTCTTGGACCAGAACGACAATGCACCTGTTATTGTATCCCCGCTGCCCAAAAACGGCACCGTGGCCACAGAGGTGGTTCCGCGGTCAGTAGACGCCGGGTATCTGGTTACCAAAATCACAGCGTTAGACGCGGACGCAGGGCAAAACTCCCGACTGTCCTATCAGGTGTTGCAGGCTACAGACCCGGGGCTGTTCAGTGTGGCTCTGTACACGGGCGAAATCAGGACTATTCGCCGGCTGGTGGAAAAAGACGCAACAAGGCAAAGACTGGTAATATTAGTCAAGGACAACGGGCAGCCGCCGCTCTCCGCCACCGTCTCCATTGTCCTCACAGTGGTAGACAGCGTACCCGAGTCGCTGTCAGATTTCGGAGACCTCACACTCAGCCCTCAGCCCCCCTCAAACCTCGCTCTCTACTTGATTGTGTCACTGAGCACAATATCGCTAATATTCCTGGTGGCAATTATCGTGCTGGCTGCGGTCAAGTGCTACAAGGACAGGGAGACCCTCAGCGGCTACAACCTCCCCCCGTTcgcctgctgctgttgtgggGGTTTTCAGCCCGAGCCTCCCCCGGAGGTGTTCAAAAAATCCAACCTCAACCTGCAGATTTCATCCGCGGCCAAAGTGCCCACGAACTGTatggaggtgaatggaaacAGCAGTCTCTCTCAGTCATATTGTTATAAAGTGTGCCTCACTCCCGAATCTGCCAAAAGTGACTTTATGTTTCTGAAGCCGTGCAGCCCCGGCAGCACACCGAGGAACAACGAGGCGAAGAGCGCTGAAAACTCGTGGAACGCGCAGAGCCGGAGCGCATCTGTGAACAACGGAGCAACTACTCCCAACGAG TTGAAGCAGCCAAACACAGACTGGACTCTCACAAAGAATCAGAACTCGTCCATTAAAAG TTATAACTCTATCAACATGGATGGCACCCTCATGCGAAAGGCCTTACACGCAGACCCAGAAAACTATGTCACCTCCATGGCACCTGGGCAGTACTGGACCTGGGGTACTCACATGAGAGGCATGAAAG TGGGGTCCCCTCTCGCCCCTGGACTCCCCGCTGCACACCTCCtcctcaacagcagcagccaacaatcccctcccacccccacccccatcctcACCCTCACTCTCACCCccatcctcaccctcaccctccaccGGACTACCACCACAATGTGTACATCCCTGGGACACCATCAGGGTTTTGCACCCTGA